TGGAAACTGCAAAACAAAAGTTATCTGTCAACGTTAACAGCATGAGCAAGATATTGCTTGTTCTTCTTCAATCCAAATGGTTAATAATGCCCGCAACTATGGTGATATTGGGCTATACACCCCATTTATGCAGACCATTATTGTCAAAGGCACTGCTAGTCGTTACATTTAGAGAAAACAGtttccaaaacaaaaacacactGTGAACATTAATAGCATCAGGAAGATATTTATTGAACAAAACTCAGCAAAAAAGTGTAAGCGCAACATATAGAGCTCACCATGGAGAGGAATACCAGTTCAAACTGCATGAGTAACCAAAAAGTACATGGAACGGCAATGTTGAAATCATATACTAATAATGAATTAAAGATGCATTAAAACCACTCGTGTAATTCCTTTCTGTGAACAGACACTAGATATTGATATGTGATAAAGTGCCTGTTTAACCAGAAGCATGGAAGTCCTTAGTGATATACCTTTCAGGAGAGAAAAAGATAGGTTGAGGATCATCATCTAGAGAAGACTGCATGTCACGTCTTGAAAGCTTACTGGAAATTAGACCAGCTTCTGCCAAACCTGAAATGCCTCACACATTCAGGATTCAATGATAAGCtgttaaaactcaaaaatcaGCATATGCTCCTACCTTGAATAGATTGAAAATCTGGGTCTTCAGCTGTAATGTCATCAAATGCAAGTTCTGTGACATTTTCTATATACATTGCAGGGTAGACCTTTGAAACTGTACTCCTACAGGAAATTGAAGTTAACTCTAGAATCATCCAAGTCATTTGAAGTGTATGCATATTGAAGGAAATGCTAAACTTGGCATATTTTCCACTTGAAGTGGCAAAGGAAGTTCCTCAGTCCATGTAAACATGCATTTTGTTTGATCATGCACCGGATAAATGTAGTATGCTAATGTATCTCAACAATTCTTTTATCGATGGTAGAATGAGTCTATGTTTGTTTTTTGGgcaagtaggagattttgtaCCTGGACAAGGCACTGCTGGCTGAAAGCAACCATCGAGCATATTCTCGACGAGTACAAAGATCTCCTGGTTGAACATCAGCCTCAATAACCTAAtcaatttcaaatcaaaaactTTCCATTAAAGTAAAAAACCTTGTAATACATTTGTAAAGTCATATAACACAAACTCTTATAAAGATCACTCAACAAATTTTAAACATCTGGTGGCCTTCATAACTGCCAATATTGCACTTTAATTTTCCCACTTAAGGTGGCTAGAATAGCCTCAGGCATATAACATGGAAATGAGCTTATAATTGAAGCAAAATATAGGTGCTCTTCTATTTGTAGACCGTAAGAACAACACACCTGatgatatttttctttaaaactctCTTGCATTTGAAGTTTTAATCTGTTGATTGCTCAACCAAATACATGAAAAAGTTAAACGGCATCCCTTGTCAACTTAAGATATGCCCGTCAAGAAACAGCTTACTTTGCCCATTCAAGTTTTTACTTGTTTAttagttataaatttcagaaaacttgAGAAAATATAGGTATACTGGAGTTTATCAAACAAATTTTAAAGAGCGAGAGAGAAAAAATTTACCTCAAGTTATGAAATTAGACAATTAATTATCTTGCCACAGAAGTACATTTAACAGAAGAATGTAACCAAAGTACCTTTAAAGCTTGCAATGCAGCTAATGCCTGACCTTGAACTTGATCAACAGCAGCAGGAACCAAAACTTTCCCAGGAGCTTCCTTCAGAGATGTTGAGACAACTATTGGAGCAGGTATGCCAGCAGAAGTAAAGGTGATTCCAAGACCATTCAACTCGATAGATGATTTGGTTTCAGTATTATTTTGATAGATATTGCCAAGTCGTTCATTGGAGGAAGGATAGGACACATCCGAAATCAATGCTGCGGATGATTCAGTTACAGTCACATCATGCAATGCCAGAGATGACTTCTCTCCACCAGCTGAAATCTCCTTTGTTTTTTCCAGGCCAACATCTTGGTATGCAGGTGAACTTCTAGTTTCCCCACCCATATCATGCATAATCTTGGTCTCTGAAACTCCATCAAGTTGTGAATCCAGAGAGGCACCTAAGGTGGTGTATCCATCTTGAGATAATTCAGACGAAGAGTttgaattttcaatttctttctcgGAAGAGTTGGTAATTGACTTTTCTCCTTCAGGTTGAAGTTCACTGGGTGGCTTTGGTTTCTCAGTCACAGGATTAACACTGTCACTTTCAGAACCTAAGGTGGCAAAAGATCCACCAGAGATCTTGGTCTCTGGTGGATTAGGCAAGTCTTCAGAAGCAACTGATGTAACATTAATGGATGATTCATTTTGTAAATCTGGTTGAACGGGCATCTTATTAGCAAAAGCACCATTACTTGATGGCTCACCCACATTAGTATCATAACCATCTTTGTTTTCAGTAACTTCAGTTTTTCCACTACTTGAAAAGACATTCTTGTCTACACTTGTCATGCTTTCTTGACTGCTAGCATCTACAGTCTCATTCTTGCTGTCATTTGTATCTTCTTCATTGTCATCATTGTGATTATCAGATGCCAATGACACTTCTTGCTGGGTTGTTGTTAGGGGCTCCATCTGTGGTTTAACTCCTACATACATCAAAATATGCATTGTCTATTCAAATGTCCAACTAATATACAAGAACAAACatctaaaccagaaaaaaaaacccatacAATCGAATAAGCAGCGGGTGCAGGATTACTATTTTCAGTTGCTTTATCTACATAATTACATCTTCAACAAAGAACAGAGGTGTACAAGTATCACCGTTAGCTCCAACCAAAAGGAAAGACACGGCAATGCCTATAAACATTTAGGATTTTTCATTTTGGCACTGCTTACACTAATCCAAGGAAACTTCCTGAAACCACAATTGATTTATTCTTGTGCATCCTAAACCTTGACAGATTTCTTTTGGCAGTGAAGGTCAGAGCAAACAAATTCCTGGAAAGGCAACACCAAGCCCGTCCGCTATTTACTTCCCAGTTTCGATTGACCATAAGACAGATCAACAAGAAAGTGACAGCTGAAAAAGTAAACCTACCAGAAGTGTTTCGCTTGCCCATGGACAATGCGGCGAAGGTAAGACCGGCCACAATAACAACCCCAGCCACCCCTGCTCCCACAATTCCTGAAAACGAACTACTTCAAAAGTGTTATTTTATTAGTCTACAACTGCTTGCAAACCCAAAAACATCAGAATTAGGAAATCACCAATACAAATGCTTCAACCTTGTAACACCCACAGTACAACCACACGCTAGCAGCCAGACAAATTTAAATGTAATTATATATAGATACAATCTGATGCTGAAAGTAATCACCTTTAAGGGAGTGCTTGGGATGAGGGTCTTGTGATTGTTCACCATCGGTCCAGCCAGCGAAGCCGTCGGCGGTTGAATTCGGATTAACTGCCCAAGAATCTCCAGAACGACCACGTTCGGCTTTCTTATTATTATGGTTCCTAGCTGCTGAAGCGTCGGCAAAAACTGAAAACATCCGAACTCGGCGATCAAGCTTCAGTATTCGGGTCCTTAAAAAGGGCACGGACGGCGGAGACTTTCGGGTGGTGAACGCTAATCGGAGCTGAAAGGAGGTCGGAGACCATTTCGTCGTCGTTGTAGTGGGCAGAGAAGACATTATTATTGTAACCATGGGTAACTCAAAGTAGCAGACCCGTTAAGGGAACttgaaaatgaaaggaaatagaAAGGATCGATTGATTGTTGTTTGAAGCAGAAGAGGTGAGAAATTTTAGGGTGGTTGTCAGAAAATAATAGGCTCCGTTTTCTGCTCTTTTCGTTTTGCTCTACCGCTTTCCCGACCCTAAAAATTCTCTCTAAAATTAGAGTCAGCTCTGTctatacacatacatacaggATGGATTTGTGGATGCCTACTGCGTCTGTCACAATGAATCATCTTctccatttttattttatttatctaATCTGTTTCTACCTTCAAGAAAGATAAACTAAAGGTCGACGACTAAAAACTAACCTGCCATCTTGCAACTAAAGTTAACTACACTGTTTCCTCACGCTAGAATAAGTGCTAGTGTAACGGTAACTGGGACACAACCGAGTTACCGGATATACCTAGTAGTATTTTTACTGCGCGAAATACTACCAGGTACCGTCCCCACTTTCTCAAATAGTAAGTTGAAAGGGGATGATACGTACTTCCCACTTTCCCGAACGGTACAAAAGTTCACAAGGAGGTCTAACTCGCTAGCGCTACAGATTGGACTGCCCTTTGGGCGTGACAGGAAATTGAGGGTTCGTTTTGATAAGATTAAAGTCtgaaaatttaattaattaagacattttatttttaattatcatTATCAGACACGTCTGAAGattctccgtttggattagttgtttttgagagtgtttttgaaaaactttgttgtagcagagtttttagagtatattttgaaatatttttagaaaatattttggaatatttaagagtagaagagtttctagaatatattttgagatatttttttaaaattttaaaaaaatttaaactaatttttagattatcttttagagtactttttaaaaatttttattgtatttaaaaaacaCTCCAAAAATTGAGGATCCAAATAGAGTATTTTATGTGTTTTTCTATTATCAAAACACATCTAAAAATATTAAGTGAGACAAGTTGTGCAACCCTTTCCCCCCTTATAATAGATACTTCTTTCTTTACTTGCAGGGCAAAGGTGGATCGTATACCACAATATGCCTAGAGCAAAGTTTACCAATATTCTAAAGGTAGTAGTATATTGTTGCAACCTTTTTGCCCTCTCTAGGCATTTGGCCAGGTGGTCATCACACAAAACAAGTCTTGATGGTGTCCATCATATGTGACGACCTTAATTGATCATCTTCCATACAATCTCTACTCACATCAAatcccctcttttttttcttagattagaCTAGATTAGATTATAAAAATTTCATCGttccgacaaaaaaaaaaaaaaaaccccgcCCTTTAAGATATTGCTCTCTTTTAACTTTCTGATTTCAATTCTCTAGATAGATCCCGTCTTCCTCTAgcgaaaaaattttgaaaaaaacaaaaaaaaaaaagaagggaaaggcCAGTCGACGACCTACATGAATCCAACGGAATACGAATTCACTTGATTTGAAATTATGATCATCACTGTGCAGATGTTAAACAACATCTATGAATATGCAAGTCCTTAGCTTCGCAAAACAGAAAGATCTCTCCAGTTCTGGAATAATTCCCTTCACACTAAGGACGTCAAATatggaaaacaagaaagaattggAAGCCATCTATTTCGCTATACCTTATCCAGGCCAAACTATTACAAATTACAATTGTTGCCAACAATGAGTTTAATCGTCTCGTGCTCCTACGACAAATCGAAAATCAAATGGCAGGTAATAAACTGGAACTAATACATATTTTAGGGTACAAAATTGATCAGCAACTTGCCAACCATCTCCTTAAGCTGCCTTGCCATAAAAGCAGCAAAGGTTCACCAAGCAGTATTGGTTTTCCTGGGAAAGGATATGGACAGGAGGAAAATCACAGCATGACGTAAACTACAAAACAAAGTAAACTATCATACTAGTTCTAAGGAGGACAGAAAAGATTCACAACCAGAGATGCGTACCAAGCATGTTGTATGATCAATGCCTAGACACGATTTATCGTCCAACTATGGAGCATAAAATTGTGAATACAGATACTCCCGGATTTTGTAGTATTCCTCGGTCAAGGGGCCTTCAAGAATGATTTGCTGAATAGCAGCACTACCACCCTATAGATGTTACAGGATGAAAAATAACTCAACCATAACAGTCATGCCTACATTTATTACCAACTATAGAACCACAAAATACCCCACCTTTTGGCTTGCATCTCCCACTTTGCGCAGTGTTACATACTCCCCACATCGCAATGCTCCACCAGCAAATTCCACCTGATAAcaaattatttggaataaaaaGAATTGTATCACAAGTTTGATCAGCAATTTCTGGGGAGAAAAAGGGGTAATGGGACTGGCAGGTTGGCCTCGCAAGAGGTGCAACGATGAGCAAAGTTCCCTAAGGCCTCTATTGCAATAACATGGTTTCACAAGATTATCTCTGAAAGCAGGCAAGCACTCAGCGCTTGGTAACAATGTTGATTCTTACTTTCTCTACAACAAGAGACAAAATTTGTCCACTTGATGCAAAGCTATAGTGTACCTGGACACCCTTGCTTGCAAGAAACTGCTTGAAATCTGCCATTTTAATATCACCTACCAGCACTGTTTTATGTGGTGGAGCAGGAGATGAAAGAGGAAGTAAAGATAACATGCCATTTTCTGTCTTCCCCACTTCAGCATCAATCCACGCTATTTCATATTCTCCCAGCTGCAATTAACAACACAGGAGAGACTCAGACAGAGAGGGGGGGGGGCGGTATATCCCAGCCCAATTGACACACAATCTCAGCTTGGCAAAACATGATCCAACATATGTCCGACAGTAAAATTACAAATGCATGCACCGATAATACACATTTGAGATACAACATGGACAAGACAGCAAAGTCCTTACCTTTTTAAACAGGACATTACTCATTAGTTTCTCCGAAAGTTGAACCTAAAGACCAAATTAGGAGAAAAAAGTTAGTCCAAGGTCCTTAAATATCAAGgcacatacacacatatattGCAAGTATTTTTACCTTATAGGCACACAAATCGGATGTGACATCTATTGTCTCCTCAATCTGGGGAGCATACACATGAGGACAAACATGTTGCAAACAATGTTGCTTCAAATGCTCGGTGGCTTCTGCTGATCCATGGACCAGGACCTCCAAAAGAAGGAaacaatataaattcaaaagaaaatttgaaaaaaaaagggggcttCTAAATCGCTTTTGCTGACAACACATGAGACTTTGTTTAAGCGAAGAAACTTCAActcttcaaataaaataagacAAGGAAAGCACTCAGTACCAACTTAAGAGGGGCTACATGGGCTAGAATTGATTTGATTGATCGGCCATCAGACCGGCCCTCGAAGTCCATATAAATCAAAGAACACTTTACTTGGACCTAGAAAATTAGAGTATCAAATGACAAAATCCAAATTGAggtaaagaaaataattaagcGAGAATACttcgaaattttgaaaaacagcTAGGCATATTAAGAATCCTAATTCCATATAATGTGAATGTAATACAGTTCAAGAAACAGGTAAAAGCAAACCAGGTCCAAACTAAACAACCAGTTGGACTGATAGGCTACCATGTGATACATGCATCAGGTAAGCAAGTCAGTAAGAAAGGCTCTCTATCCACTTTGCAGAAACTCTAGAAGGAAGTAAACAAATACACTTTAGTTCCTTCCTAGCAGCATTTCATACTTCATTTAATCATCTATCAACCTGTCCATAAGAAACAGGATTGCCTTTCTCTGAATTCCCACCTCTATCGAAAATACTCAAAGCAAAGATAATTCTGAGGGATCGAGTTCCTTTTGGAAAGAAACATACTTAGCAtgaggaaaaggtgaagtccaaattttccaatttcactATGTGGCAAATAATCTTTGGCAATTCA
This portion of the Coffea arabica cultivar ET-39 chromosome 2e, Coffea Arabica ET-39 HiFi, whole genome shotgun sequence genome encodes:
- the LOC113730053 gene encoding uncharacterized protein isoform X2 produces the protein MGKRNTSGVKPQMEPLTTTQQEVSLASDNHNDDNEEDTNDSKNETVDASSQESMTSVDKNVFSSSGKTEVTENKDGYDTNVGEPSSNGAFANKMPVQPDLQNESSINVTSVASEDLPNPPETKISGGSFATLGSESDSVNPVTEKPKPPSELQPEGEKSITNSSEKEIENSNSSSELSQDGYTTLGASLDSQLDGVSETKIMHDMGGETRSSPAYQDVGLEKTKEISAGGEKSSLALHDVTVTESSAALISDVSYPSSNERLGNIYQNNTETKSSIELNGLGITFTSAGIPAPIVVSTSLKEAPGKVLVPAAVDQVQGQALAALQALKVIEADVQPGDLCTRREYARWLLSASSALSRSTVSKVYPAMYIENVTELAFDDITAEDPDFQSIQGLAEAGLISSKLSRRDMQSSLDDDPQPIFFSPESPLTRQDLVSWRMALEKKQLPVVDKKTVQQLSGFIDIDKINPDAWPAVVADLAAGEHGIMALSFGYTRLFQPDKPVTKAQAAIALATGEASDIVSEELARIEAESMAEKVVAAQNALVAQVEQDINATYEKQLQQERERSGAVEKLAVAAKQELEKLRAEREEETLGLMKERAAVDSEMEILSRLRREVEEQLQSLLSNKVEITYEKERLSKLRTDAETENQEIARLQYELEVERKALSMARAWAEDEARRAREQAKSLEEARERWERQGIKVVVDDDLREEADVGVTWVAAGKESSLEGTIDRAENLVDRLKAMADVVRGKSRYTIEKIIQVVISMIDSLKEVIVKGGRQAGELKDIAVSKFGSSLQEAQQGSVQFTSAVKEGIKRVAGECKDGVEKITQKFKT
- the LOC113730053 gene encoding uncharacterized protein isoform X1; translated protein: MVTIIMSSLPTTTTTKWSPTSFQLRLAFTTRKSPPSVPFLRTRILKLDRRVRMFSVFADASAARNHNNKKAERGRSGDSWAVNPNSTADGFAGWTDGEQSQDPHPKHSLKGIVGAGVAGVVIVAGLTFAALSMGKRNTSGVKPQMEPLTTTQQEVSLASDNHNDDNEEDTNDSKNETVDASSQESMTSVDKNVFSSSGKTEVTENKDGYDTNVGEPSSNGAFANKMPVQPDLQNESSINVTSVASEDLPNPPETKISGGSFATLGSESDSVNPVTEKPKPPSELQPEGEKSITNSSEKEIENSNSSSELSQDGYTTLGASLDSQLDGVSETKIMHDMGGETRSSPAYQDVGLEKTKEISAGGEKSSLALHDVTVTESSAALISDVSYPSSNERLGNIYQNNTETKSSIELNGLGITFTSAGIPAPIVVSTSLKEAPGKVLVPAAVDQVQGQALAALQALKVIEADVQPGDLCTRREYARWLLSASSALSRSTVSKVYPAMYIENVTELAFDDITAEDPDFQSIQGLAEAGLISSKLSRRDMQSSLDDDPQPIFFSPESPLTRQDLVSWRMALEKKQLPVVDKKTVQQLSGFIDIDKINPDAWPAVVADLAAGEHGIMALSFGYTRLFQPDKPVTKAQAAIALATGEASDIVSEELARIEAESMAEKVVAAQNALVAQVEQDINATYEKQLQQERERSGAVEKLAVAAKQELEKLRAEREEETLGLMKERAAVDSEMEILSRLRREVEEQLQSLLSNKVEITYEKERLSKLRTDAETENQEIARLQYELEVERKALSMARAWAEDEARRAREQAKSLEEARERWERQGIKVVVDDDLREEADVGVTWVAAGKESSLEGTIDRAENLVDRLKAMADVVRGKSRYTIEKIIQVVISMIDSLKEVIVKGGRQAGELKDIAVSKFGSSLQEAQQGSVQFTSAVKEGIKRVAGECKDGVEKITQKFKT